One Setaria italica strain Yugu1 chromosome II, Setaria_italica_v2.0, whole genome shotgun sequence DNA segment encodes these proteins:
- the LOC101767141 gene encoding NAC domain-containing protein 71, which translates to MEGGGEKKYPIGFRFKPKDEELVEYYLLPRLQGRPTVPNDSVIEASVYDYHPDRLTNEYKSGGQEEWYFLSSRARMYGNGVRPARKTRDGRGRWKASTATKEVAEEVVCNGIKFCKSVLNYFEGNPKKEARTKWIMLELTVPEYEIKLDKPGAKNMLDEYVMCKIYVSPQHKKKGDADDDEEGTSSAFEEEEEEACSSTPHGQGTAESMHADKQAGKRPMVEQPPQRGSFAPARKQARQGSLSTGSATQASYSSTSNAASSTEAYCGGLGQLTGAHCGLQFQAPPMPRPAGAYNGQAPAKPPAGACGGWGLVQLPTPTPVLYQPFADPTDDDPFGQMAATMTRPTTPANQAARLPGFPGSQPPRHPGTGFRPQVSLQCCYDQNYRPVQVQQPPPGNASSSQLQRLPAFLPQQQMLQPFLNGGANRRAGAAAVPRGPSYNGYPYQRTSLAPTADGHGGAANEKNGAARFNVNAEQFFVDLATINPSLAGGCTQPAPVGLVKPPAPAAARPVESPAPRGGRCCES; encoded by the exons atggagggaggcggcgagAAGAAGTACCCGATCGGCTTCCGGTTCAAGCCCAAGGACGAGGAGCTCGTCGAGTACTACCTCCTCCCCAGGCTGCAGGGCCGGCCGACCGTGCCCAACGACTCCGTCATCGAGGCCAGCGTGTACGACTACCACCCGGACAGGCTGACCAACG AGTACAAGAGCGGGGGGCAGGAGGAGTGGTACTTCCTGTCGTCGAGGGCGCGCATGTACGGGAACGGCGTGAGGCCGGCGCGGAAGACGCGGGACGGGCGCGGGCGGTGGAAGGCGTCAACGGCCACCAAGGAGGTGGCCGAGGAGGTGGTCTGCAACGGCATCAAGTTCTGCAAGAGCGTGCTCAACTACTTCGAGGGCAACCCCAAGAAGGAGGCCAGGACCAAGTGGATCATGCTCGAGCTCACCGTCCCCGAGTACGAGATCAAGCTCGATAAGCCTGGCGCCAAGAACATG TTGGACGAGTACGTCATGTGCAAGATCTACGTGTCCCCGCAGCACAAGAAGAAaggcgacgccgacgacgacgaggaaggcACCAGCTCGGCGTtcgaagaggaagaagaggaagcgtGCTCCTCCACGCCACACGGCCAAGGCACGGCGGAGTCCATGCACGCAGACAAGCAGGCCGGCAAGCGGCCCATGGTCGAGCAGCCGCCGCAGCGCGGTAGCTTCGCGCCCGCCCGGAAGCAGGCCCGTCAAGGGAGCCTAAGCACTGGATCAGCCACGCAAGCGAGCTACTCCTCCACCAGCAACGCTGCCTCCTCGACGGAAGCGTACTGCGGTGGTCTGGGTCAACTAACGGGTGCACACTGTGGCCTTCAGTTTCAGGCACCACCAATGCCGCGGCCGGCAGGTGCGTACAACGGCCAGGCACCAGCGAAGCCGCCGGCGGGCGCGTGCGGTGGCTGGGGACTCGTGCAGCTGCCAACACCAACGCCGGTGCTGTACCAGCCGTTCGCGGACCCGACTGACGACGACCCCTTTGGCCAGATGGCGGCAACGATGACGCGTCCTACGACACCGGCGAACCAGGCGGCGAGGCTGCCGGGCTTCCCGGGGAGCCAGCCGCCGCGGCACCCGGGGACGGGGTTCAGGCCGCAGGTGTCCCTGCAGTGCTGCTACGACCAGAACTACCGACCCGTGCAAGTGCAGCAACCGCCGCCCGGCAACGCGTCCTCGTCGCAGCTGCAGAGGCTGCCCGCGTTCCTGCCGCAGCAGCAGATGCTGCAGCCGTTCCTCAACGGCGGCGCCAACCGGCGCGCgggggccgccgccgtgcctcgcGGCCCGTCGTACAACGGTTACCCTTACCAGCGAACCTCGTTGGCGCCGACCGCGGACGGCCACGGCGGAGCAGCGAACGAGAAGAATGGTGCGGCGCGCTTCAACGTCAACGCGGAGCAATTTTTTGTGGATCTGGCCACGATTAACCCGTCCCTGGCCGGAGGTTGTACGCAGCCGGCGCCGGTCGGCCTGGTCAAGCcaccggcgcccgcggcggcacGCCCGGTCGAGTCACCCgcgccccgcggcggccgctgtTGCGAAAGTTAA
- the LOC101765909 gene encoding acyl transferase 15, with amino-acid sequence MAAWERGRRQRSLTAELLLAAAVLELPAPELLYLDPPSPAEGMRGRAAPVGEGKERVDGADADEFYIRCTDEGAEVVAASANCALKEVKSFDKTLLAKLTVDSPHQGHHATYPLLSLQVTEFSCGGFILAVTWNHAIADGVGIAQLIGALGELARGLSSPSIVPVRWDDSVSSWSPPFNEMQQTMSPEPLALVPLDIAIPLSTINRIKAKFCSYFSGQQCTMFEVVIAILWQCRTRATVSNPETQVFISFVADVRKHVGAKDGYYGNCLTDHVVKATSNMVANTDIMNLVMMIKHAKDQIPNKFKKNASNDSNQLQGLDGPYNKLHLSSWRNIGFDEVDFGSGAMWTMWKARNNIVFDDKMVKAPEMMVYKLLALLTYWKPLLKQKESEKVEVMIGKLTLECCKLTA; translated from the exons ATGGCTGCATGGGAGAGAGGTAGGAGACAGAGGAGTCTCACCGCGGAGCTCCTCCTTGCTGCTGCCGTGCTCGAGCTCCCCGCCCCGGAGCTCCTCTATCTAGATCCACCGTCCCCGGCGGAGGGAATGAGAGGGAGGGCGGCGCCCGTCGGCGAAGGGAAGGAGAGGGTGGATG GAGCGGACGCCGATGAGTTTTACATTCGGTGCACTGACGAGGGCGCTGAAGTCGTTGCTGCATCTGCCAACTGTGCCTTGAAGGAAGTAAAATCCTTTGATAAGACTCTGTTAGCCAAGCTTACTGTCGACTCCCCCCACCAAGGCCACCACGCAACCTATCCTTTGTTGTCTCTACAGGTGACAGAGTTCTCTTGTGGCGGCTTCATCCTTGCGGTGACATGGAACCACGCCATTGCTGATGGCGTTGGTATCGCCCAACTCATAGGGGCACTCGGTGAGCTTGCACGTGGGTTATCATCGCCTTCCATTGTTCCGGTTCGGTGGGATGATTCAGTCTCCAGTTGGTCTCCACCGTTCAATGAAATGCAACAGACTATGAGCCCCGAGCCTTTAGCCCTTGTCCCCCTTGACATCGCCATCCCCTTGAGCACGATCAACCGCATCAAAGCCAAATTTTGCAGCTACTTCAGTGGGCAGCAGTGCACGATGTTTGAGGTGGTCATCGCCATTCTATGGCAGTGTCGAACTCGTGCAACCGTCTCCAATCCAGAGACACAGGTTTTTATTTCATTTGTGGCTGATGTGCGCAAGCACGTGGGTGCCAAGGATGGCTACTACGGCAACTGCCTCACTGATCATGTAGTCAAGGCAACGAGCAACATGGTGGCAAACACCGACATTATGAACCTTGTAATGATGATCAAGCATGCCAAGGATCAAATTCCTAACAAGTTCAAGAAGAATGCAAGCAACGACAGCAACCAGCTTCAAGGATTAGATGGGCCATACAACAAGTTACATTTGTCATCGTGGAGAAATATTGGCTTTGATGAGGTTGACTTTGGGAGCG GTGCGATGTGGACCATGTGGAAAGCGAGGAACAATATAGTCTTTGACGACAAGATGGTAAAGGCCCCGGAGATGATGGTGTACAAGCTGTTAGCACTTCTTACTTATTGGAAGCCGCTTCTGAAGCAGAAGGAGTCTGAGAAGGTGGAGGTGATGATTGGCAAACTCACGCTGGAATGCTGCAAGTTGACGGCGTGA
- the LOC101766319 gene encoding alpha carbonic anhydrase 2 — protein MARWRNANDGGARATLALAILVVLAFCARSASAVGSTPHSAFSYKDDDPDGPAKWATLQKDWAVCDSGKEQSPIDVAKVEVSEDLGPLEQTYKAGAAAVQNRGHDFMLNWKEANGKLTIDGKDYTLLQVHWHAPSEHTVNGTRFDAEMHMVHEDTTKAKAVVSVLFSSKAGKPSKLLGDLRPYFEKLTGKQNATEEVKGPVDPAAWINKDSGYYRYEGSLTTPPCTEGVIWTILSKVADASKEQIDSLKSETKEPNSRPTQKINSRVIRYYEAKTTEAKAEPGPRRAGAS, from the exons ATGGCCCGGTGGCGGAATGCGAACGACGGCGGCGCTCGTGCAACCCTCGCGTTGGCCATCCTTGTGGTCTTGGCATTCTGCGCGCGATCTGCGTCAGCAGTAGGCA GCACGCCTCATTCAGCCTTCAGCTACAAGGATGATGACCCGGACGGGCCTGCGAAATGGGCAACGTTGCAGAAGGACTGGGCTGTTTGTGACAGCGGCAAAGAGCAGTCACCGATCGACGTCGCAAAGGTGGAGGTCTCCGAGGATTTAGGCCCACTGGAGCAGACCTACAaggccggagccgccgccgtgcAAAACCGAGGCCACGATTTCATG CTAAACTGGAAAGAAGCGAACGGCAAGCTGACGATCGACGGGAAGGACTACACGCTGCTGCAGGTGCACTGGCACGCGCCCTCTGAGCACACTGTCAATGGCACCCG CTTCGACGCGGAGATGCACATGGTGCATGAGGACACCACCAAGGCGAAAGCTGTCGTCTCCGTGCTGTTCAGCTCCAAAGCAGGCAAGCCCAGCAAGCTGCTCGGTgat CTACGGCCGTACTTCGAGAAGCTTACTGGTAAACAGAATGCTACGGAGGAAGTGAAGGGCCCAGTTGATCCGGCAGCCTGGATAAACAAAGACTCAGGCTACTACAGATACGAGGGCTCTCTTACAACGCCACCTTGCACCGAAGGAGTGATTTGGACGATCTTGAGCAAG GTAGCAGATGCATCAAAGGAGCAGATCGACTCCCTCAAGTCAGAGACCAAG GAGCCAAATTCACGCCCGACTCAGAAAATCAACAGCCGTGTTATTCGCTATTACGAAGCTAAGACCACAGAAGCAAAAGCTGAGCCAGGGCCAAGAAGGGCTGGAGCGAGTTGA
- the LOC101755747 gene encoding G-type lectin S-receptor-like serine/threonine-protein kinase At5g35370, translated as MPVYSRQPERTQHIAQVNALLRHPVPCTPPTLHGRPHPRAPHAVAAQMSPLRPAPPRSLAFLVSTLILLLLSARTADAGPLATEFAYPDLVASSILYVDTGGAFLESRNRAFRAAVTNPGKQQDRFYLAVLHTPSATVVWSANRAAPTTSSGSVNLTAQGITVSDPNGTVLWSTPSPLRSPVTALRLQDSGNLQLLGAGNATLWQSFDAATDTLLPGQPLRAGACLAAAASAAGLAEGDYRLAVTAADVVLTWQGSTYWRLSNDLRSYKDRNVAVASVSVNASGLFAVAADGGPVFRVDLAAAAFPVLKLGYDGRLRITGYPMVNSSASLGGDFLAPANDCDLPLQCPSLGLCSTAGNSSTCTCPPLFAASPSTPGACIPGDGSTLASPASCQSNNSTVPVSYLALKSQAAYFATKFDPPTMAGLNYTACRGLCTGICTCLAYFYDTSSRSCYLVREKLLGSLYLSSSASALGYIKTVHSPQNGTRNSKSSSANRTVPIVLPSIAAFLLVAVIAWYACWRRMRKNGKKKKAKSSGVKQAYVGRKKPPSWDTGNADADDDDIVVPGMPTRFTYAEIATITGNFGTKIGSGGFGSVYKGELPGGEGLIAVKKLEAVGVQAKREFCTEITVIASIRHVNLVRLRGFCAEGSRRLLVYEYMNRGSLDRSLFGRTGPVLEWGERMEVALGAARGLAYLHTGCDQKIVHCDVKPENILLADGGQVKIADFGLAKLMSPEQSELFTTMRGTRGYLAPEWLSNAAISDRADVYSFGMVMLELIHGRKNRGEQTDNNVAIIGGSGEQLSEWPSGWSSAAAASTPSGASCSGDEYFPMVALELHEQGRHLDIIDARLEGRADEAEVARAVRIALCCLHEDPAQRPSMAAVVRMLEGTVSPPEPRVEALGFLRLYGRGYAVPTTSLVAMAGTSGSAGTPSSTAGASQLTDSLQGVSEPR; from the coding sequence ATGCCGGTCTATTCCCGCCAACCAGAGCGCACGCAGCATATAGCCCAGGTCAACGCTCTCCTACGCCACCCGGTGCCGTGCACTCCTCCTACGCTTCATGGGCGCCCGCATCCGCGCGCGCCCCACGCCGTCGCGGCACAAATGTCTCCGCTCCGTCCCGCTCCGCCGCGCTCGCTCGCGTTCCTGGTCTCGACCctgatcctcctcctcctctccgcccgCACCGCGGACGCGGGGCCGCTGGCGACGGAGTTCGCGTACCCCGACCTCGTCGCCTCTAGCATCCTGTACGTCGACACCGGCGGCGCGTTCCTCGAGTCCAGGAACCGCGCGTTCAGGGCCGCCGTGACCAACCCCGGGAAGCAGCAGGACAGGTTCTACCTCGCCGTCCTGCACACCCCGTCCGCCACGGTGGTCTGGTCGGCaaaccgcgccgcgccgacgACGTCGTCGGGCTCCGTCAATCTCACCGCGCAGGGGATCACCGTGTCGGACCCCAATGGGACGGTGCTGTGgtcgacgccgtcgccgctgcgGTCCCCCGTCACGGCGCTGCGGCTGCAGGACAGCGGGAACCTCCAGCTGCTGGGCGCCGGGAACGCCACGCTGTGGCAGTCGTTCGACGCCGCCACCGACACCCTGCTCCCGGGCCAGCCGCTGCGCGCCGGCGCGTgcctggccgcggcggcgagcgccgctGGCCTCGCGGAGGGGGACTACCGGCTCGCCGTGACGGCCGCGGACGTGGTGCTGACGTGGCAGGGGTCCACGTACTGGCGGCTGTCGAACGACCTCCGGTCCTACAAGGACCGCAACGTCGCGGTGGCGTCCGTGTCGGTGAACGCGTCGGGGCTGTTCGcggtcgccgccgacggcggcccCGTGTTCCGCGTGGACCTCGCGGCCGCGGCGTTCCCCGTGCTGAAGCTGGGGTACGACGGCCGCCTGCGCATCACGGGCTACCCGATGGTGAACTCGTCGGCGTCGCTCGGAGGCGACTTCCTGGCGCCAGCCAACGACTGCGACCTCCCGCTGCAGTGCCCGTCCCTGGGGCTCTGCTCAACGGCCGGCAACAGCTCGACCTGCACATGCCCACCGCTCTTCGCGGCTTCCCCGTCGACCCCCGGCGCGTGCATACCGGGGGACGGCTCGACGCTCGCGTCGCCGGCCTCTTGCCAGAGCAACAACAGCACCGTGCCCGTTTCTTACCTCGCCCTCAAGTCTCAGGCTGCCTACTTCGCCACCAAGTTCGATCCCCCGACCATGGCCGGCCTCAACTACACGGCGTGCCGCGGCCTCTGCACCGGGATCTGCACTTGCCTCGCCTACTTCTACGACACCTCCTCCCGGAGCTGCTACCTGGTTCGGGAAAAGCTGCTCGGCTCGCTGTATTTGAGCTCGTCGGCTTCAGCCTTGGGATACATCAAGACGGTCCACTCGCCGCAGAATGGTACAAGGAATTCGAAGTCGTCGTCTGCGAACCGCACCGTCCCAATCGTCTTGCCATCCATCGCGGCGTTCCTTCTCGTTGCGGTGATCGCATGGTACGCGTgttggaggaggatgaggaagaacggcaagaagaagaaggccaagagCTCCGGCGTGAAGCAGGCGTACGTGGGCCGTAAAAAGCCGCCGTCGTGGGACACGGGTAATGCCGACGCTGATGACGACGATATCGTCGTACCGGGCATGCCGACGCGGTTTACCTACGCGGAGATTGCGACGATAACAGGCAACTTTGGGACCAAAATTGGCTCCGGCGGGTTCGGTTCTGTGTACAAAGGGGAActccccggcggcgaggggctCATCGCGGTGAAGAAGCTCGAGGCCGTCGGCGTGCAGGCCAAGCGGGAGTTCTGCACCGAGATCACGGTCATCGCCAGCATCCGGCACGTCAATCTCGTCCGCCTCCGCGGCTTCTGCGCGGAGGGCTCGCGCCGGCTGCTCGTTTACGAGTACATGAACAGGGGCTCCCTTGACCGGTCGCTGTTCGGCCGCACGGGGCCAGTGTTGGAGTGGGGTGAGCGCATGGAGGTGGCGCTCGGAGCGGCCCGCGGCCTGGCGTACCTGCACACGGGGTGCGACCAGAAGATCGTGCACTGCGATGTGAAGCCGGAGAACATCCTGCTGGCCGACGGCGGGCAGGTGAAGATCGCCGACTTCGGCCTCGCCAAGCTGATGTCGCCGGAGCAGTCGGAGCTGTTCACCACCATGCGCGGCACCCGCGGGTACCTCGCGCCGGAGTGGCTCAGCAACGCCGCCATCTCGGACCGCgccgacgtgtacagcttcggcatGGTGATGCTCGAGCTGATACACGGGAGGAAGAACCGGGGCGAGCAGACCGACAACAACGTCGCCATCATCGGGGGCAGCGGCGAGCAGCTGTCGGAGTGGCCGTCCGGAtggagcagcgcggcggcggcgtcgacgccgaGCGGCGCCAGCTGCAGTGGCGACGAGTACTTCCCGATGGTGGCGCTGGAGCTCCACGAGCAGGGGAGGCACCTGGACATCATCGACGCGAGGCTGGAAGGCCGCGCAGACGAGGCCGAGGTGGCGCGCGCCGTGCGCATCGCGCTCTGCTGCCTGCACGAGGACCCCGCCCAGCGGCCGAGCATGGCCGCCGTGGTGCGTATGCTGGAAGGCACCGTGTCCCCACCGGAACCGCGCGTCGAGGCGCTCGGGTTCCTACGCCTCTACGGGAGGGGCTACGCCGTGCCGACCACCTCACTGGTCGCCATGGCCGGCACGTCTGGCTCCGCGGGCACGCCGTCGTCGACGGCTGGCGCCTCGCAGTTGACCGACTCGTTGCAGGGCGTGTCAGAGCCAAGATAG
- the LOC101766729 gene encoding mitochondrial phosphate carrier protein 3, mitochondrial, with protein sequence MAPRQQQPLLPSFLYAPRPGASGRREAPPAAVVAGAPSEPFGKIEMFSPAYYAAGAVGGAAACGFTHAAVTPLDVIKCNIQIDPAKYKSTSSAFGVVMREQGLRGFFRGWAPTFLGYSAQGAFKYGLYEIFKKEYTDLAGPEYADKYKTLIYLAGSATAEVFADIALCPMEAVKVRVQTQPGYARGLRDGFPKIVRSEGYAGLFRGLVPLWGRQIPYTMMKFATYENIVEMTYKHLISTPKDQCSKPLQLGVSFGSGYIAGVFCAAVSHPADNLVSFLNNSRGATVGDAVKNLGLMGLFTRGLPLRILMVGTLTGAQWVIYDSFKVMIGLPTTGGAPAPTTVPLEGLAELKASA encoded by the exons ATGGCGCCgcgccagcagcagccgctgctCCCGAGCTTCCTCTACGCGCCGCGGCCCGGCGCCAGCGGCCGCCGggaggcgccgcccgccgcggtggtggcgggggcgcCGAGCGAGCCGTTTGGGAAGATCGAGATGTTCTCGCCGGCATACTACGCGGCGGGCGCCGTCGGTGGGGCCGCGGCCTGCGGGTTCACGCACGCCGCCGTGACGCCGCTCGACGTCATCAAGTGCAACATCCAG ATCGACCCTGCCAAGTACAAGAGCACCTCGTCGGCGTTCGGCGTGGTGATGAGGGAGCAGGGCCTCCGCGGCTTCttcaggggctgggcgccgaCGTTCCTGGGGTACAGCGCGCAGGGCGCGTTCAAGTACGGCCTCTACGAGATCTTCAAGAAGGAGTACACCGACCTCGCCGGCCCCGAGTACGCCGACAAGTACAAGACCCTCATCTACCTCGCCGGCTCGGCCACCGCCGAGGTGTTCGCCGACATCGCGCTCTGCCCCATGGAGGCCGTCAAGGTCAGGGTGCAGACGCAGCCCGGCTACGCCAGGGGGCTCCGCGACGGCTTCCCCAAGATCGTCAGGTCCGAGGGATATGCAGG GCTGTTTAGAGGACTGGTTCCTCTTTGGGGGCGACAGATTCCTT acaccatgatgaagttcgCGACATACGAGAACATCGTGGAGATGACCTACAAGCACCTCATCTCAACGCCAAAGGATCAGTGCAGCAAACCACTCCAGCTCGGAGTCAGTTTCGGGAGCGGCTACATCGCCGGAGTCTTCTGCGCCGCCGTCTCGCACCCTGCCGACAACTTGGTCTCGTTCCTGAACAACTCCAGGGGAGCCACTGTCGGAGAT GCTGTCAAGAACCTTGGCCTCATGGGCCTTTTCACGCGTGGCCTTCCTCTTCGCATTCTGATGGTCGGTACCCTGACTGGCGCTCAGTGGGTCATCTATGATTCCTTCAAAGTTATGATTGGACT GCCAACGACAGGTGGAGCGCCTGCTCCTACCACTGTCCCACTGGAAGGGCTGGCAGAGCTGAAAGCCTCTGCTTGA